Proteins encoded by one window of Salvia splendens isolate huo1 chromosome 5, SspV2, whole genome shotgun sequence:
- the LOC121806022 gene encoding transcription factor MYB114-like, protein MENDGNTSLNKGAWSADEDATLAQYVALHGPKRWKCVAIKSGLNRCGKSCRLRWLNYLRPDVKRGNFSDAEEDLILRLHRLIGNRWSLIAKRIPERTDNEIKNYWNAHLRKKAKLMEKLPAISLAAMKENLWSEEASNGTESQETEDIGGGNEDGDDNESFDVSASELNWVKRFLELEEDV, encoded by the exons ATGGAGAATGATGGCAACACATCCCTCAACAAAGGGGCGTGGAGCGCCGATGAAGACGCGACGCTAGCCCAATACGTTGCCCTCCACGGCCCCAAGAGGTGGAAATGTGTGGCCATCAAATCAG GGTTGAACAGGTGTGGTAAGAGCTGCAGGTTGAGATGGCTCAACTATCTTAGACCTGATGTAAAAAGAGGCAACTTTTCTGATGCTGAAGAGGATTTGATTCTTAGATTGCATAGGCTCATAGGAAACAG GTGGTCGTTGATCGCCAAGAGAATCCCCGAGCGAACTGACAACGAGATCAAGAACTACTGGAATGCTCATCTGAGGAAGAAAGCAAAGTTAATGGAGAAGTTACCTGCAATCTCGCTAGCTGCAATGAAGGAGAATCTTTGGAGTGAGGAGGCCAGTAATGGAACAGAGAGTCAAGAGACGGAAGACATTGGAGGTGGTAATGAGGATGGAGACGACAATGAATCCTTCGATGTCTCAGCCTCCGAATTGAATTGGGTTAAACGTTTTCTTGAACTCGAGGAAGATGTATGA
- the LOC121806021 gene encoding uncharacterized protein LOC121806021, with translation MIPHSYATDTQSKATELASTVAAAVSPPQIASACAAVESFLSKHAPDQQRWFFSVTFPALICRIFGFDDSSPPSATTKRNGWIDVATSENDSELSGRLFSLLSPNGLLLSSISGVDRLSLVKYVFPNERLPEWVRYMLQNEKDCRVLIDLCTLFRNRIKEDPIKGTAYQVQLNVLEYYLFWFAYYPVCRGNSESSETVKVQRTKKFRLENWSYSIPGLSSTKRETEKKTEGNLYIRLLYVYLHTFVPSQDLYVQPYRSSLLHYSPGYDSSVMERAEFLISTMIHFWLVDSDFSPLPTDLCKAIGVTFPFRSVLGETPPTSGLGDVINVFMKYLNLSSFGAMGGLDESEVRSPGWRVSGSDDVVKTRDAALSVNSSGSWNLMIQRPLYRYILRTFLFCPVESSIKNATQAFSLWVDYMLPWSISFKEFADLNESLGLPPSSSANCITELSTPGYASSWQGFVLGNYLFYSSLVMHFIGFAHKFLHTDAEIIVQMVTKVIDILTSNVELMDLIKSVDNVFHSKTAAEPSKSMLTGLNRCIPTILKQLQDWEDGLCESDADGSFLHANWNKDLRLFADGEDGGQQLLQLFLLRAESELQSVSGNNLSQNLQSLDSLRALLSQLFGGPLSKSPSQTSQPRHQSREEIFKPRSFGSQTGAEIKFKGDWMKRPASSDEIAWLASILVSISDWLNEKVGLNRVDSNQGAASYLEVLSEVKSVHGTKETMKVVFSCFLAWVMWLCQTGVQLLRRYGLRVNLRWLASKRIVAMLLFVIVFNLLKRAFAL, from the exons ATGATTCCTCACTCTTACGCTACGGACACCCAATCCAAGGCCACCGAGCTCGCCTCCACCGTCGCCGCCGCGGTTTCTCCGCCGCAGATCGCCTCCGCCTGCGCTGCCGTCGAGTCCTTCCTCTCCAAGCACGCCCCCGACCAGCAGCGCTGGTTCTTCTCCGTCACTTTCCCTGCCCTAATTTGCAGAATCTTCGGATTCGACGACTCATCGCCTCCTTCTGCAACGACGAAACGCAATGGGTGGATAGACGTTGCTACTTCCGAAAACGATTCCGAGCTTTCTG GTAGACTCTTCAGCCTTCTATCGCCGAATGGATTGCTGTTGTCTTCAATCTCAGGAGTTGATCGGCTTTCTCTAGTTAAATACGTCTTCCCCAATGAAAGATTACCGGAGTGGGTTCGTTATATGCTTCAAAATGAGAAAGATTGTAGGGTTTTGATTGACTTGTGCACTCTGTTTAGGAACAGGATTAAGGAAGATCCAATCAAGGGCACTGCATATCAGGTTCAACTGAATGTTTTGGAGTACTACTTATTCTGGTTTGCCTATTACCCTGTTTGTCGAGGTAACAGTGAGAGTTCTGAGACAGTGAAGGTTCAGAGAACAAAAAAGTTTCGGTTGGAAAATTGGTCTTATTCAATCCCCGGTCTTTCAAGTACTAAACGGGAAACTGAAAAGAAGACAGAGGGTAATTTGTATATACGTCTACTATATGTGTATCTTCATACTTTTGTGCCATCCCAAGATCTGTACGTGCAGCCTTACCGTAGTTCCCTGCTCCATTATTCTCCTGGTTATGATAGTTCTGTGATGGAGCGAGCAGAGTTTTTAATTAGTACAATGATCCATTTTTGGTTGGTCGATAGTGACTTTTCTCCCTTGCCTACAGACTTGTGCAAGGCAATTGGCGTTACTTTCCCTTTTAGGTCTGTTCTTGGAGAAACCCCACCTACATCAGGACTGGGTGATGTGATTAATGTTTTCATGAAGTATTTAAATCTGAGTTCATTTGGAGCTATGGGTGGGCTGGATGAGTCTGAAGTCAGAAGTCCTGGGTGGAGAGTTTCTGGTTCTGATGATGTTGTAAAGACAAGGGATGCTGCTCTAAGTGTAAATTCTAGTGGATCTTGGAACTTGATGATTCAAAGGCCATTGTACAGATATATATTGAGAACATTTCTATTTTGTCCGGTGGAATCTTCTATAAAAAATGCCACCCAAGCATTTTCCCTCTGGGTCGATTACATGTTACCTTGGTCGATTAGCTTTAAAGAGTTTGCTGATCTTAATGAGTCTTTAGGACTGCCACCTTCGAGCTCAGCAAACTGCATCACTGAATTATCAACTCCTGGATATGCATCCTCTTGGCAGGGATTTGTATTGGGAAACTATCTGTTCTATAGCTCATTGGTCATGCATTTTATTGGATTTGCTCACAAATTTCTCCACACAGATGCAGAAATAATTGTTCAGATGGTCACTAAG GTAATTGACATCTTAACTTCGAATGTTGAGCTTATGGATCTGATAAAGAGTGTTGACAATGTTTTCCATTCAAAAACTGCTGCTGAACCTTCTAAATCAATGCTCACTGGATTGAACAGATGTATTCCAACAATACTCAAACAGTTGCAG GATTGGGAGGATGGCCTGTGTGAGAGTGATGCAGATGGATCCTTTTTGCATGCGAACTGGAATAAAGATTTACGACTTTTTGCAGATGGTGAAGATGGTGGGCAACAATTGCTTCAG CTATTTTTGTTGCGTGCTGAGTCTGAGCTGCAATCAGTATCTGGAAACAATCTCTCTCAGAATCTGCAATCTCTGGATTCTCTTAGAGCCCTGTTGAGCCAATTGTTTGGAGGTCCCCTCTCAAAATCTCCATCACAAACATCTCAGCCGAGGCATCAATCACGCGAAGAAATATTCAAGCCTAGAAGCTTTGGCAGCCAAACAGGGGCTGAGATCAAGTTCAAGGGTGACTGGATGAAGCGGCCCGCCTCCAGCGACGAGATCGCATGGCTAGCCTCAATTTTGGTCAGTATATCAGATTGGCTGAATGAGAAAGTTGGTCTAAACCGGGTCGACTCCAACCAAGGGGCCGCTTCATATTTGGAGGTTCTGAGCGAAGTTAAAAGCGTGCATGGAACTAAGGAAACCATGAAAGTGGTTTTCTCTTGCTTTCTCGCTTGGGTTATGTGGTTGTGCCAGACCGGAGTGCAACTACTAAGAAGATATGGTCTGAGGGTAAATCTCCGGTGGCTAGCTTCTAAAAGGATAGTTGCAATGCTCCTTTTCGTTATCGTGTTCAATCTTTTGAAAAGAGCTTTTGCTCTTTAG